In one window of Aceticella autotrophica DNA:
- the ychF gene encoding redox-regulated ATPase YchF yields MEIGIVGLPNVGKSTLFNAITEAGAECANYPFCTIEPNVGIVPVPDNRLNILAKMENPQKIIPATIKFVDIAGLVKGASKGEGLGNKFLSHIREVDAIMNVVRCFEDANITHVEGSIDPVRDIEIITLELILSDLEVIEKRMAKTSKIAKNDKNFAFELCVLEKIKETLEAGKPVRTINFNEDERIFVNQLMLLTSKPVMYAANISEDDLIAGVENNYVKKVKEYANKENSEVIVISAKIEEELSNLSDDEKNELLSEYGLKEPGLNNIIRHGYSLLGLITFFTAGPKEVRAWTIKNGTKAPQAAGKIHSDFEKGFIRAEIVSFNDLVKVGSQVAAKEKGLMRLEGKDYIMQDGDVVVFRFNV; encoded by the coding sequence ATGGAAATAGGAATAGTAGGTCTGCCTAATGTTGGAAAAAGTACACTTTTTAATGCAATTACTGAAGCAGGTGCTGAATGTGCAAATTATCCTTTTTGCACCATAGAGCCAAATGTCGGTATTGTACCGGTGCCTGATAACAGGTTGAATATTCTTGCGAAAATGGAAAACCCTCAAAAAATAATCCCTGCAACTATAAAATTTGTAGATATTGCCGGGCTTGTTAAAGGTGCAAGTAAAGGTGAAGGATTGGGAAATAAGTTCTTATCACATATAAGGGAAGTTGATGCAATAATGAATGTCGTAAGATGCTTTGAGGATGCCAATATTACACATGTTGAAGGAAGCATAGACCCTGTTAGAGATATTGAAATTATTACCCTTGAACTTATATTATCAGATTTGGAAGTAATAGAAAAACGTATGGCTAAAACCTCAAAAATCGCTAAAAACGATAAAAATTTCGCTTTTGAATTATGTGTTTTAGAAAAAATAAAAGAAACACTTGAGGCTGGTAAACCTGTAAGAACAATCAATTTCAATGAGGATGAAAGAATTTTTGTAAATCAACTTATGCTTTTAACCTCAAAACCTGTTATGTATGCCGCAAACATATCTGAAGATGACCTTATAGCCGGAGTAGAAAACAACTATGTTAAAAAAGTAAAAGAATATGCAAATAAAGAAAATTCTGAAGTTATTGTTATAAGTGCAAAAATCGAAGAAGAACTGTCAAATTTGTCTGACGATGAAAAAAATGAGCTTCTTTCTGAATATGGTCTAAAGGAACCGGGACTTAATAATATAATAAGACATGGGTATTCTCTTCTTGGTCTTATTACTTTTTTTACCGCTGGTCCAAAAGAAGTTAGGGCATGGACAATTAAAAATGGTACAAAAGCACCGCAAGCGGCTGGTAAAATTCACTCTGATTTTGAAAAGGGATTTATACGTGCAGAAATAGTTTCTTTCAATGACCTTGTTAAAGTCGGGTCACAAGTTGCCGCAAAAGAAAAAGGTTTGATGCGGCTTGAAGGTAAAGATTATATAATGCAAGACGGAGATGTAGTAGTATTTAGATTTAACGTTTAA
- a CDS encoding YhcN/YlaJ family sporulation lipoprotein has product MKKTRKILLMLFVITMIIATVLSGCKPAKKPTPTRYTPPAPKTTPAPGTPGYTTPAPVRKPVSETARAERIARNVAKISEVNKATVVISGSTALVGIDMKAHVQGAHETEVKKKVEKTVRETDNAVKNVSVTADPDLYKRIDNIAKGIAAGRPLSEFTKQIAEILKRITPSA; this is encoded by the coding sequence TTGAAAAAAACAAGAAAAATTTTATTGATGTTATTTGTTATTACGATGATTATTGCTACTGTATTGTCGGGATGTAAACCGGCTAAAAAGCCGACACCTACAAGGTATACACCACCGGCGCCAAAAACGACACCGGCACCTGGAACGCCGGGTTATACGACACCGGCTCCTGTGAGAAAACCTGTATCAGAAACAGCAAGAGCAGAAAGAATTGCGAGAAATGTTGCAAAGATATCGGAAGTAAACAAAGCAACAGTTGTGATTTCTGGGAGTACGGCGCTTGTAGGGATAGATATGAAAGCTCATGTTCAAGGTGCACACGAGACAGAGGTAAAGAAAAAGGTAGAGAAAACGGTAAGGGAAACCGATAATGCTGTTAAGAATGTTTCTGTTACCGCAGACCCTGACCTTTATAAAAGAATAGATAATATAGCGAAAGGAATAGCTGCAGGAAGACCATTATCGGAGTTTACTAAACAGATAGCGGAGATTCTTAAAAGAATCACACCAAGTGCATAA
- the yfmF gene encoding EF-P 5-aminopentanol modification-associated protein YfmF — protein MDLIHVQITDGINLYVKNIDKFKTISINTYIHNYLGKDATRFALIPSILRRGTKKIKTYKDISKFLEGLYGATLSSAVYKRGERHIQQYKLELAEEKYINEDILNVGANFLKEFLFNPLIVDNGFEKAYVNQEKEIQKNRIESRINEKTKYAVDRCIEEMCKGENYSIYELGSIEDLNEIDEKNLYRYYCKCMNTLPIDIYVVGHVDPDYVIQLFHKHFNVEREKILSIPETAVKKSVEKVKYVTDKLDVTQGKLTLGFRTNISPNEKAYYPLLLYSGILGGGPFSKLFMNVREKSSLAYYASTRLERFKGLMLIMSGIEIDNYQKTLDLILQQVEEMKRGNISNYEFDSTLKAVRTSMNAIKDSATQLSDFYMSQNIAHSNDDIEDFINKIEKVAINDVVRVSENIKLDTVYFMTGRKGGVANAGNMQ, from the coding sequence ATGGATTTAATACATGTACAAATTACTGATGGAATCAATCTTTATGTAAAAAATATAGACAAATTCAAGACTATATCCATAAATACATATATACATAATTACCTTGGAAAGGATGCTACAAGGTTTGCGCTTATCCCTTCAATTTTGAGAAGAGGTACAAAAAAAATAAAAACCTATAAAGATATATCAAAATTTCTTGAAGGTTTATATGGTGCAACACTTTCATCGGCTGTGTATAAAAGGGGTGAAAGACATATTCAGCAGTACAAGCTTGAATTGGCAGAAGAAAAGTATATAAATGAAGATATTTTAAATGTAGGTGCAAATTTTTTAAAAGAATTTTTATTTAATCCATTAATCGTAGATAATGGATTTGAAAAAGCATATGTGAATCAAGAAAAAGAAATTCAAAAAAATAGAATCGAATCCAGAATTAATGAAAAGACAAAATATGCTGTTGACAGATGTATCGAAGAAATGTGTAAAGGTGAAAATTATTCAATATATGAACTTGGCAGTATAGAGGACCTTAATGAAATTGATGAAAAGAATTTGTATAGGTATTATTGCAAATGCATGAATACTTTGCCTATAGATATTTATGTTGTTGGACATGTGGACCCAGATTATGTTATACAACTTTTTCATAAGCATTTTAATGTTGAAAGGGAAAAAATTTTATCTATTCCGGAAACCGCGGTTAAAAAATCGGTTGAAAAAGTCAAATATGTTACTGATAAACTTGATGTTACGCAAGGCAAATTAACCCTTGGTTTTAGGACAAACATAAGTCCAAATGAAAAGGCTTATTATCCACTGCTACTTTACAGCGGAATCTTAGGCGGGGGACCTTTTTCAAAGCTTTTTATGAATGTAAGAGAGAAATCCAGTCTTGCATATTATGCTTCAACAAGGTTAGAACGTTTTAAAGGGCTTATGCTTATTATGTCGGGGATAGAAATAGACAACTATCAGAAGACCCTTGATTTAATACTGCAACAGGTTGAGGAAATGAAACGAGGAAATATAAGCAATTATGAATTTGATTCGACTTTAAAAGCTGTAAGAACATCAATGAACGCTATAAAAGATAGTGCGACACAACTGTCTGACTTTTATATGTCACAGAATATTGCACATTCAAATGATGATATAGAAGATTTTATTAATAAAATAGAAAAAGTTGCGATAAATGATGTTGTGAGGGTTTCAGAAAACATCAAGCTTGATACGGTATACTTTATGACAGGGAGAAAAGGAGGCGTAGCAAATGCAGGAAATATGCAATAA
- the yfmH gene encoding EF-P 5-aminopentanol modification-associated protein YfmH yields the protein MQEICNKTIDEKMYFAEHESGLKIYLMHKKGYTKQFAIFATHYGSNDCKFIIPGENDITQVPDGIAHFLEHKMFEEEEGSIFEEFSKNGASANAFTNFTTTAYLFASTDKFYENLKLLVNFVQNPYFTDENIEKEKGIIGQEIRMYEDDPNWRVYFNMLDALYHIHPVKIDIAGTIDSISKINKEMLYKCYKTFYHPSNMVLFAVGDIDINKSLKIITDNIKEKSKQGTIKRIYPEEPNAVNKDYVEQKMSVSMPIFNIGFKDTDVGYGGKKLLKKDLSTQISLELLAGRSSDTYEELYNEGLIDNTFETEYIGEIDHGYSIIGGQSKNPRAVKDLILNKLANTDNFKEEDFERIKKKFMGRFLRAFNSVDCIGQSFISYYMKDINILDYLDVLKEIQYIDIINRFKHHLNKENSVLSVVKP from the coding sequence ATGCAGGAAATATGCAATAAGACCATAGATGAAAAAATGTATTTTGCAGAACATGAAAGCGGATTAAAAATATATTTAATGCATAAAAAAGGCTATACAAAACAGTTTGCCATATTTGCCACACATTATGGTTCTAATGATTGTAAATTTATTATTCCGGGTGAAAATGATATTACACAAGTTCCTGACGGAATTGCACATTTTCTTGAACATAAAATGTTTGAAGAAGAAGAAGGGAGTATATTTGAGGAATTTTCTAAAAATGGTGCTTCTGCAAATGCATTTACGAATTTTACAACAACAGCATACTTATTTGCAAGTACAGATAAATTTTATGAAAATTTAAAGCTGCTTGTAAATTTTGTACAAAATCCATATTTCACAGATGAAAATATAGAAAAAGAGAAAGGAATAATTGGGCAGGAGATTAGGATGTATGAAGATGACCCTAATTGGCGGGTATATTTCAACATGTTGGATGCCTTGTACCACATTCATCCGGTAAAAATTGATATAGCGGGGACAATTGATTCAATTTCAAAAATCAATAAAGAAATGCTGTATAAATGTTACAAAACATTTTATCATCCTTCAAATATGGTGCTTTTTGCCGTTGGAGACATTGACATAAATAAATCTTTAAAAATAATTACGGATAATATAAAAGAGAAGTCCAAACAGGGTACAATAAAAAGAATTTATCCCGAGGAGCCTAATGCAGTTAATAAAGATTATGTGGAGCAGAAAATGTCAGTATCTATGCCAATTTTTAATATTGGTTTTAAAGATACGGATGTTGGATACGGCGGTAAAAAGCTTTTAAAAAAGGATTTATCAACTCAAATTTCCCTTGAACTTTTAGCAGGAAGAAGTTCTGATACATATGAAGAACTTTATAATGAGGGCCTTATTGATAATACGTTTGAAACAGAGTATATTGGTGAAATTGATCACGGATATTCAATTATAGGCGGTCAGTCAAAGAATCCGCGGGCTGTAAAAGATTTAATCCTGAATAAACTTGCAAATACTGACAATTTTAAGGAAGAGGATTTTGAAAGAATAAAGAAAAAGTTTATGGGAAGGTTTTTAAGGGCTTTCAATTCCGTTGATTGTATAGGGCAAAGTTTTATCTCCTATTATATGAAGGATATAAATATTCTTGATTATCTTGATGTGCTTAAGGAAATACAATACATTGATATAATAAACAGATTTAAGCATCATTTAAACAAGGAAAATTCTGTTTTATCTGTTGTTAAACCTTAA
- the mraZ gene encoding division/cell wall cluster transcriptional repressor MraZ, giving the protein MLMGQFEHSIDTKGRIIIPAKLRDELGEKFILTRGLDNCLFVYSLAEWANIEIKLKSLPLNKKDARAFTRFFLAGATECEADKQGRVLIPINLRQHAKIDKDVVIIGVSTRIEIWSKEIWNEYFNNVDISFEDVAEHLDDLGI; this is encoded by the coding sequence ATGCTGATGGGTCAATTTGAACATTCAATAGATACAAAAGGAAGAATAATAATACCTGCCAAATTAAGAGATGAACTGGGTGAGAAATTTATTCTTACACGGGGTCTTGATAATTGTCTTTTTGTATACTCATTAGCAGAATGGGCTAACATAGAAATAAAACTAAAATCACTTCCGCTTAACAAGAAAGACGCCAGAGCATTTACGAGATTTTTTCTTGCCGGTGCGACAGAATGTGAAGCAGACAAACAGGGGAGAGTCTTGATACCGATTAATTTACGTCAGCATGCAAAAATTGATAAAGATGTGGTGATTATTGGCGTGTCAACAAGAATTGAAATATGGAGCAAAGAAATATGGAACGAGTATTTTAATAATGTAGATATATCTTTTGAAGATGTTGCAGAACATCTCGATGATTTAGGGATTTAG
- the rsmH gene encoding 16S rRNA (cytosine(1402)-N(4))-methyltransferase RsmH, with product MEFIHKSVLLDEAIDFLNIKSDGIYVDGTVGGGGHSSEIVKRLKSGKLIAIDRDIDAINAVRKKLKEFNNIEYIHDNFKNIKNILNILNIDKVDGILLDLGVSSYQFDEALRGFSYMKDAPLDMRMDKSSKLTAYDVVNKYTEEELARVIREYGEEKWANRIAKFIVKAREHIIVKTTLQLVDIIKEAIPASARREGPHPARRTFQAIRIEVNEELKGLNKAITDMTDVLNKDGRIVIITFHSLEDRIVKNTFKRLENPCTCPPKLPCTCGKKPIVKILTKKPVIPDSKELEANPRARSAKLRAAVKLYSSK from the coding sequence ATGGAATTTATACATAAAAGTGTTTTGCTTGATGAGGCGATTGATTTTCTTAATATTAAATCAGATGGCATATATGTAGACGGAACAGTTGGCGGAGGCGGTCATTCATCTGAGATAGTAAAAAGGTTGAAAAGTGGCAAATTGATTGCAATAGACAGGGATATAGATGCTATAAATGCGGTAAGGAAGAAACTGAAAGAATTTAATAATATTGAATATATTCATGATAATTTTAAAAACATAAAAAATATATTGAATATACTTAATATTGATAAAGTTGATGGAATCTTGCTGGACTTGGGTGTTTCTTCATATCAATTTGATGAAGCTCTGAGGGGTTTTTCATATATGAAGGATGCCCCCCTTGATATGAGGATGGATAAAAGCAGTAAATTAACTGCATATGATGTGGTAAATAAATACACTGAAGAGGAACTTGCAAGGGTTATTAGGGAATACGGCGAAGAAAAGTGGGCTAATAGAATTGCTAAATTTATTGTAAAGGCAAGGGAACACATAATTGTAAAAACAACGTTGCAATTGGTAGATATAATAAAAGAAGCAATACCTGCTTCTGCAAGAAGGGAAGGACCGCATCCTGCAAGGAGAACCTTTCAAGCTATCAGAATCGAAGTGAATGAAGAACTTAAAGGACTAAATAAGGCAATTACAGATATGACGGATGTCTTAAATAAAGATGGCAGAATCGTAATCATTACCTTTCATTCACTTGAAGATAGGATTGTAAAAAATACGTTTAAGCGGTTGGAAAATCCATGTACTTGTCCACCAAAATTACCGTGCACCTGTGGCAAAAAACCGATAGTAAAAATTTTAACAAAGAAACCTGTAATTCCGGATTCCAAAGAACTTGAGGCAAATCCAAGGGCAAGAAGCGCGAAATTAAGAGCTGCTGTTAAACTTTACAGTTCTAAATAA
- the ftsL gene encoding cell division protein FtsL, which translates to MILTDKEYSYDYRSYKEPSRAKKPRNKLKNLFLIVFICSLSFVILLRYSIIYQKSVLLNKMETKLAYTENLNRQLEVEIASLSDMQKIESIAKDKLGMIEPEGGQRVYLNVGSDKKNDVHMTNKNENKSIFSKILGLVVK; encoded by the coding sequence TTGATATTGACAGACAAAGAATACAGTTATGATTACAGGTCATATAAAGAACCATCAAGGGCTAAAAAACCTCGTAATAAATTAAAAAATTTATTTTTGATTGTGTTTATTTGTTCACTGAGTTTTGTAATATTGTTAAGATATTCGATTATTTATCAAAAATCGGTATTATTGAACAAAATGGAAACGAAACTAGCATATACAGAGAATTTAAATAGGCAATTAGAAGTAGAGATAGCATCACTTTCAGATATGCAAAAAATTGAATCAATTGCAAAGGATAAGCTTGGGATGATTGAACCTGAAGGGGGGCAGAGAGTTTACTTGAATGTAGGAAGCGATAAAAAAAATGATGTACATATGACAAACAAAAATGAAAATAAAAGTATTTTTTCTAAAATACTTGGTTTGGTGGTGAAGTAG
- a CDS encoding stage V sporulation protein D, with protein MPNILIKKRILFLLFLCTTVIFALILRLFWIQVIKSETYQKMALPQWTLDVLVSPKRGIIFDRNGKTLAESASSNKISIVPKDIKDSEREFVALKLAKLLNIKEEDILKKISNHGVQEVLIARRVNDDIINEIRKLNIPGIIISVDTKRYYPDKNLASHILGFTGADNQGLDGIESVFDNYLRGIPGRISFPMDAIGRKMEYGTDQYYAPVNGYNVILTLDETIQHFTEKALDDGIAHAKPTKGAVAIVMDPKTGEILAMASRPDYDPNNPFAGSKEDLYKKWRNKAVSDAYEPGSVFKTVTASAALEENAVSPDDQFYCPGYITVAGQRINCWSTHGSETFVKGVQNSCNVVFATVAQRLGVDKLYKYIHVFGFGQKTDIVLPGEAPGLIMKEKNVGPVELATNAFGQGIAVTPLQMIRAVSAIVNGGKLMEPHIVKAIVDDKGNPVKEFKPKIVRKVISEKTSATMRSILESVVSEGTGKAGYIEGYDVGGKTGTTEKYAPGKYVASYIGFAPADDPKIIVLIVIDEPNAETHFGSALAGPVAKSILQDSLTYLEVKPKGIEKKPLVVVPDIKNMKVSDAQNTLMNGKLRCTLQGNGNVVVDQIPKAGAMVEENTLIVLYLNNYESNQKVEVPDLKGKTVVEASNILNDIGLKIKINGSGVSVSQKPEKGELVDKGTTVSVDFRPLEN; from the coding sequence TTGCCAAATATTTTGATAAAAAAGAGGATTCTCTTTTTGCTATTTTTGTGTACAACTGTGATATTTGCACTCATTTTAAGGCTGTTCTGGATTCAGGTAATTAAGAGCGAAACATATCAAAAGATGGCTTTACCCCAATGGACACTGGATGTATTGGTTTCACCAAAAAGAGGAATAATCTTTGATAGAAATGGCAAGACGCTTGCAGAAAGTGCCAGTTCTAACAAGATAAGTATTGTTCCAAAAGATATAAAGGATTCTGAAAGGGAATTTGTTGCATTAAAATTAGCAAAACTACTAAACATAAAAGAAGAAGATATACTCAAAAAGATATCTAATCATGGAGTTCAAGAGGTATTGATTGCCAGGAGGGTTAATGATGACATAATAAATGAAATAAGAAAATTAAATATTCCCGGAATTATAATTTCTGTTGATACTAAAAGGTACTATCCTGACAAAAACTTAGCTTCGCATATTCTTGGTTTTACAGGTGCAGACAATCAGGGACTTGATGGCATAGAATCTGTTTTTGATAATTATTTAAGGGGTATACCGGGAAGAATATCTTTTCCAATGGATGCCATTGGAAGAAAAATGGAGTATGGTACAGATCAATATTATGCGCCTGTTAATGGATATAATGTTATTTTGACGCTTGATGAAACAATACAGCATTTCACAGAAAAAGCCCTTGACGATGGAATAGCCCATGCAAAGCCTACAAAAGGAGCAGTTGCTATTGTAATGGATCCTAAAACCGGTGAAATATTGGCTATGGCCAGCAGACCTGACTATGACCCTAATAATCCGTTTGCAGGTTCCAAGGAGGATTTATATAAAAAATGGAGAAATAAGGCTGTTTCCGATGCATATGAACCTGGTTCTGTTTTCAAAACTGTTACTGCATCAGCTGCACTTGAAGAAAATGCAGTTAGCCCGGATGATCAATTTTACTGTCCCGGATATATCACAGTAGCCGGGCAAAGAATAAACTGTTGGTCAACACATGGAAGTGAAACATTTGTAAAAGGCGTGCAAAATTCCTGTAACGTTGTATTTGCAACAGTTGCACAGAGATTAGGTGTTGATAAACTTTATAAATATATACATGTATTTGGATTTGGACAAAAAACAGATATCGTTCTCCCTGGGGAAGCACCTGGACTAATAATGAAAGAAAAGAATGTAGGTCCTGTTGAACTTGCTACGAATGCCTTTGGACAGGGGATTGCAGTTACACCGCTTCAAATGATAAGAGCAGTATCAGCTATTGTAAATGGAGGCAAATTGATGGAGCCGCATATTGTAAAAGCAATAGTCGATGATAAGGGGAATCCTGTAAAAGAGTTCAAACCAAAGATTGTAAGGAAGGTTATATCTGAAAAAACCTCTGCTACAATGAGGAGCATTTTGGAAAGCGTAGTTTCTGAAGGGACAGGGAAGGCTGGCTATATAGAAGGATATGATGTTGGTGGTAAAACAGGTACAACAGAAAAATATGCTCCTGGTAAATATGTAGCATCATATATAGGTTTTGCACCGGCAGATGACCCAAAAATAATTGTACTCATTGTAATAGATGAGCCAAATGCAGAAACCCACTTTGGAAGTGCATTGGCAGGTCCTGTTGCTAAGAGTATATTGCAGGACTCATTAACATATTTGGAGGTAAAACCGAAAGGTATAGAAAAAAAACCTTTAGTAGTTGTTCCTGATATTAAAAATATGAAAGTTAGTGATGCTCAGAATACCCTTATGAATGGAAAATTAAGATGCACTCTTCAAGGAAATGGCAACGTCGTTGTCGATCAAATACCTAAGGCTGGTGCAATGGTGGAAGAGAATACATTGATTGTTTTATATTTAAATAATTATGAATCAAATCAAAAGGTTGAAGTACCTGACTTAAAAGGGAAGACCGTTGTTGAGGCAAGTAATATTCTGAATGATATAGGATTAAAGATTAAAATAAATGGCAGTGGTGTTTCAGTTAGTCAAAAACCGGAAAAAGGTGAACTGGTAGATAAAGGAACAACCGTAAGTGTAGATTTCAGGCCATTGGAAAATTAA
- a CDS encoding UDP-N-acetylmuramoyl-L-alanyl-D-glutamate--2,6-diaminopimelate ligase, translating into MRLTDILKDIEFEIKGDINVEIRGICYNSKKCDKNFIFIAIKGFKEDGADFINDAIKRGANVIVIDRDVEITGNITVIKVKNCRKVMAKISSNYYGNPTSRLFLIGVTGTNGKTSVTYMIKSILESQNNKVGLIGTIQNMIGNKVFPSEHTTPESLDLQKFFRVMVDEGVKYVVMEVSSHSLALNRVDECDFDIAVFTNLTEDHLDFHRTMKNYADVKKKLFQMAKTACIINIDDDYASLMIESSNAKVLTYGIKDCAYIMAKDIKNNLKGTRFKVQIQDTAEEISLKMPGLFNVYNALAAISVAYFLKIPLNTIKMVLSKIQVKGRFEVIDLDVPYYIIIDYAHTPDGIENLMKTLDEYETGRKILLFGCGGDRDVNKRPIMGEIAGKHADLCILTSDNPRTEEPMEIIKKIEKGIKKTSCPYIIIENRKEAIRYALSVARENDVVILAGKGHETYQVLNDKTIHFDEREIIRQILDEDENK; encoded by the coding sequence ATGAGACTTACGGATATATTAAAAGATATAGAGTTTGAAATAAAGGGAGATATAAATGTTGAAATCAGAGGCATCTGTTACAATTCAAAAAAATGTGATAAGAATTTTATCTTTATTGCGATAAAAGGGTTTAAGGAAGATGGGGCAGATTTTATAAATGATGCTATAAAAAGAGGCGCAAATGTTATAGTGATTGACAGAGACGTAGAAATAACAGGGAATATAACCGTAATCAAAGTGAAAAACTGTAGAAAGGTAATGGCGAAAATTTCATCAAATTACTATGGCAACCCCACCAGCAGATTATTTTTAATTGGTGTAACTGGTACAAATGGTAAAACATCTGTTACATACATGATAAAATCAATCCTCGAAAGCCAGAATAATAAGGTTGGGCTTATAGGCACCATACAAAATATGATAGGGAATAAGGTTTTCCCCTCAGAACATACAACTCCTGAATCTCTTGATTTACAGAAGTTTTTCAGGGTAATGGTTGATGAAGGTGTTAAATATGTTGTTATGGAGGTTTCATCACATTCGCTGGCACTTAATCGGGTTGATGAATGTGATTTTGATATAGCAGTATTTACGAATTTAACAGAAGATCATCTTGATTTTCACAGAACAATGAAAAATTATGCCGATGTAAAAAAGAAACTTTTTCAAATGGCTAAAACAGCTTGTATAATCAATATTGATGATGATTATGCATCATTAATGATAGAAAGTTCCAATGCAAAAGTACTTACATATGGAATTAAAGATTGTGCTTATATAATGGCTAAGGATATAAAGAACAATTTAAAAGGAACAAGATTTAAAGTGCAGATTCAAGATACAGCAGAAGAAATAAGTTTAAAGATGCCAGGGCTTTTTAATGTATACAATGCGCTTGCGGCAATATCAGTTGCATATTTTCTTAAAATTCCGCTTAATACCATTAAAATGGTTTTAAGCAAAATTCAGGTAAAAGGAAGATTTGAAGTTATAGATTTAGATGTTCCATATTATATAATAATAGATTATGCTCATACACCAGATGGTATTGAAAATTTAATGAAAACACTTGACGAATACGAAACAGGCAGGAAAATTTTATTGTTTGGATGCGGCGGTGACAGGGATGTTAATAAAAGACCGATAATGGGGGAAATAGCAGGTAAGCATGCTGATTTATGCATACTGACATCTGATAATCCTCGTACAGAAGAACCCATGGAGATTATTAAAAAAATAGAAAAAGGAATAAAAAAGACCTCCTGTCCTTACATAATTATAGAAAACAGAAAAGAAGCCATAAGGTATGCGTTATCTGTTGCAAGGGAAAATGATGTTGTAATACTTGCAGGCAAAGGGCATGAAACATATCAGGTATTGAATGATAAAACAATACATTTTGATGAAAGAGAGATAATAAGACAAATTTTGGATGAGGATGAAAACAAGTGA